GAAGTACACCGAACCGCGTGTCCAGCTTGCCACTCTGTCCTCAAAGGGCAAGTCACCTTGTGGCACATAGACTGGCACTTCACCGTCAAACAGTGTAATCAATCGCCCCAACAACACCGCCGCGCTTTGACGGTCGATGTTATCATTGGGCCGGAACTGCACGCCCTCCCACTGGAACGAACCCTTACCGCGAATGACACCCAACTGCGCCAGCGCGAGTACGTCGGGGTCAGTGCTGTCTGTGAACGGGACGCTGTACAATGTGCTTGGGTCACGTGACGCTACGAAGTCTACGATGCTCTCACCATAATGCGCCTCGATAAACCGCGCCGCCATATCGGCGATGTAAATACGCGGAATACCATCGCGCCATGTGTTATTTTCCAGCACACGCTGGGAAATCAACCCTAAGTCATACGCTTGCTCCAAATATTCACGCGCCCAACTGTTGGGGTTGTTGTCATAACGATAGACAGGGTGCGGCTGGCGTACCCATGTGTCGGCATGGATTGTGCCATCGAAGTTTGCCATCAACTCTGCCGCCGTGAAGATAAACGCACCCTGCGGGTTAGCCACCGTGCCGGAACCGACGTTTTGCCACGGGCCGGCGGGGAGTGCCCCCCCCCCAACAAAAGCGAAATTTTCGCCCAACGTTAGTGAGTGTAAGCTAGTCATACCGCTGAACATATTCGCAGTACTTGTTACATTTCCGGTATTCCAACCAGATAAATCAAGATTTGTCAAGCTGCTTGCACCTCTAAACACACCTCTCATGTTTGTTACACTGCTCGTATCCCAACCCGATACATCAAGATTTTCCAAACTTGTTTCGCGAGGAAGCCAGTGGGGAAAGCCAAAAAAGTCAAAACCAAACATATGACTCATATTGGTTACATTGCTTGTATCCCAGTCGGATATGCCTTCAATGCTTGTTAAGCTGATTGCGCCATTAAACATATCCGACATATTTGTCACATTGCTTGTATCCCAACCCGATAAATCAAGGGTCGTTAAGGGCGATGCGTAAAAGGGTAATGTGCCCATCGTATCACGGAAAGAAAGATTAAACATGCCACTCATATCAGTGACGTTGCTTGTATCAAAATAATGTAACCCGTCTATGGCCGTTACATTTGCTAAGGCCCTAAATAGACCACTCAATGAATTGCCGGCGATAACCGGCCCGGTAAATGTGATGGTAGTAATATCACGACCATGACCGGCCCAAATACCGCGCCATGTGTCGCCCCTATCAAGCATTCCGCTATCCACAATCAACGCGCCGTCGCTGTACAGCCGCCACGGCAGATGGCTGCCATGCTCGGTGAATACGCCGGACGCAATTTCAACGACCGGCTCGGCCACACCTGCCGTCGGCGTCGCTGCCAACAACATGGCGCAAGCCAAGAGTGTACATGCCAGTTTTTTCATCTCAGGTTCCTCCTCATTGTTTCTGTTGCCAACATTATGCCTTATACTTGACGCAAAGTCAATCGAAAGAACGCCACCGACCAACACATTCAACGTCCGCACCATGGCGATGACCATCATTTGGCTTTGGAATGTCATTTGCGGCGAGAATAGATACACGCCCGGAATCGAGCTAGTGTTACTCATGATTCTTGGGTTTTGGTGATACAGGAAATACACCGAACCCCGCGCCCAGCTTGCCACCGCGTCTTGGAACGGCAAAGCGGCTTGCGGCACATTTGCCGGCACTTCGCCGCCAAACAGCGTCACCAGCCGCCCCAGCAACACCGCCGCACTTTGACGGTCAATTAAATCATGCGGACGGAACTGTACGCCGTCCCACTGGTACGACCCCATGCCCAAAATGATACCCAGCCGCGCCAAGGCAAGCACATCGGGGTCATTGCTGTCAGTGAACGGAATGTCATGCAACGTGCTTGGGTCACGCGACGCCACAAATGCTTGAACCGTCATACCGCTTTGCGTTTCGATGAACCGTGCCGCCAAATCGGCAATGTACAACCGCGGAATACCATCGCGCCATGTGCTGCTTTGCAGCACACGATGCGAAATCAAACTGCGGTAACAGGCATTATAGAGGTAATCACGCGCCCATGCGTTGGGATTATCGTCGTAATGCCACAAGCGGCATATGATATTGACGGTCACGCTGACATTCAAATCAAGGTTGTTGCCATTGACAACACCGCCAGGCAGTTCCAACCGACCGTTGATGATATGGCTCTGTTGGCAGATGCCATTAGAATCTAAGCCGAACAAATCCCAGTTGATACGCGCGTAAGACACACGGCCGTCACTTGCCTGAATTTGTGTGCCGCCCGGCAACCCCAGTCCTAGTGCCGTTGATGCCACATCACAATATACATCAATGACGGCGGGCTGTCGCGTAAAACTGACGATATTGCTCGTGTTCAACTCTTCTGCAACGCCCCGAACGCCGAACGGCTGGGTCATGGCAACGCCGTTATCCCAATGAATAATCTGCGCGCGGACGTAATTGCCTACGATAGGATACAGCGTATCATTCAAGTCCAGCGTTGCGCCGATATGTATCACACGGCCGCCGTTGCCGGGGGCGCCGCTAATCCACTGGATTTCATTGTAGCGAACGGCGTTAATGGTAATCGTATCATCACCCACGACAATGCTGGCAATACCCGGCGGGTCGGGTAAATCCCACAGATGCAGTGTGTCCGCGTTACCGGCACGGGGCATGGGAATGGCATCATCGTCCGGCGTTTCATCGTTTGGCAAGGTGTCGTTGATGCCCAAGCGGCGGTCAACACGGGCAATCGTATAGAAAGTGCCTGTTTCCATAGCTTGACGCATGGCGTCAACACTGAGTTCGGGCAGAAAGAACATGTTCCAATTATAACCGGTTTCAACGTCATCATGACTGTCATCGTTGGAAAAGCCAAAGACATTGCGACCGTATGGCATGGTTTGCTGCAAAATATTGTCCCACAAAATACGGTCGGAGCGGGTTTCGTTGTCTAACCTATTGAAAATTTCCATACCAACGGCACTAGGAAAGCGGCGGAACATTTCAACGTAACGACCGTATATGACAGGGTGGTTGGATGCGTAAGCGCCTTTAATTAGGCGATACTCCGCAGTAGTTAAATCGTCTTCATAATCTTCATCTTCACAGATTCCAACGCCGCCCGTATAACGCCCGGGATGTGCTATCACGGCAAGACCGCCCACCTCCATTGTTCGCCGCAACATGTGATACTCCATCCATGCCGGGTTAATAATGCCCGGGGTCGGCGTCGTGTTGCTGAATCTGGTTGGGTCTCCGGGGTAATAGTAACCCCTGCGATAAAGCGGCAAGCCCCAACCATGGTGGTAGTTGTTGATGGGTGCCCAGTAGGTGAGCATATGGTGAGAAAGGGACGGCTCGTTGCTGTCGGGGAGGCCTATCATGCCATGCTGCTGTGTGCGCGGTGTCGGCCATTGCGGCATAACGCGCGGACGAGTGCATGTGCCATGGTAAATCGCCAGTTTATCGGCGGTGGTCATGTGCCGAAACACAGGGTCGACACGCCCTGTTTCAGGCGCAAACCGCCATGGCATTTGGTCAAACGCGGGCGTCACTGTATTGTGGTCAGTGATAGCAAGAATGTCATAGCCTCTTTGAAAGTGGTCTAACACCACATTGTCCAACGTAAGCCTGCCGTCAAAGTTGTTGGTATGCGTATGCAGTGCGGCACGGTGTGAATTCCAAGTGTCCCAATTCACGTCCTCGTAGGGATTGTCAATGACGAAATTTGCTGCTTGCGCCACGCTGACAGGAAAATGCGGCTGTGCCACGCCGATGTGCGATGCGCTGCCCAAGAGCATTGCAGTTGCCAAAGCAAGCGTTAGTATACGCTTACGCATAGATACTTCCTCCATATAGTTGATGACAGCCTTTTACACAGTATAGCAGATATTGTCATTTTTTTCAAGTACAAATGTCATAGTCGAGAGGTAAGGCCTGCCCTATGCCGCAATGGGCGAGATTTTTCACAAGGCAACAACCCCCAAAAAATGTCAAACCCTACACGGCACAAGCCTTGTGGTTTTTTTCTCGTCTATATAGCAAAAAAAGTGCTTGACAAAACGCCCCGTGGGATACATCGCACAGCATCAAAGGTTTCGTCGATGCGAAACCACCAAACAATATCATCTCAAAAATATGGACGCATCAGATTTCTACAATCCTTTTGAGTACATCGAAACATTTGCATTTGGCGGGTGGGTAGCTCATTTCTTGTTGTCTTTTATCTATTAATACTACCGCTCCGTTTCCGGTTTCCGTTCTTTCTCTTGCTCGCGCTCTTTTCGCATAATCTTATCGACTGTATTCCGAGCTGAATGCACTAAAACAGCACGAGCATTAAGGGTAGTTATTGCCTTGTCGGCAATGGCTACCTTTTCATTTGCACACGCTATCGCACCATCCAGGTTCGCATTCTTGATATTGTCGTCCGCATTAAGCTCTTTTAATCTATTCTCTGCCATTGATATAATTTCCAACTCATCTTTGTGTTGCTCGGCATATTTTTTGGCAGCTCTCCCATTTAGACTTTCAAATGTAGCCCTAATCGGCTTATATTTCTTTACGGTAGCAAGCAAGCCGGCTATCGTCTTGCTGTTCTCGCTTTCAGAATTTACAGACCATTTATCACGTTTGATGCCGGCAAGTCGTTGGTTAAAGTCCCGGTAGCAAGTTATATCCTCTTTATGGATAACAGTAAGGAGTTTGGCAAGTTCTTTCGTTTCTCTGATGGTTTGATAAAATGCCAGCTTTTCTATTTCTTTGGCATACGTTTCTGCCGTGCGTTTCTCAGTCACTATACCCTGCCCGACCGGAGTTTCCGGCTCGTGAATACGCACAGGTTTTTTGTTTTGCTCAGCAGCTCTAATCTTGGCTTGCTCAATTTTTTCAGCAAGTGTTGCCACCATGGGCCGCATCGACAAGCTGCCGCCGACTGCCGCAAGTTGTTCTTGTTGCCGCCGTAGCTCGTCTATATGGATTATAGCGTCATTCATTTCTTTTTCAAGCACGGCAATTTCACGAAGCTGGTCACGGTTCGCTTGCTCAATAAGTCTGTTTTCATTACCCCGTTCTGATGACACCCCTTTCCCTTCGATGCCTTTTGCTGCTACACCTAAATGCTTGGTCGGGAATTTTATAATCCCTTGTGCTTCATAACTCCTATGGTCTACTCTATCTGTAAAGCCGTTTTCTTCAAGTGCTTGGTTGATTTTAACAGCCAAATCCTCACGGCAATTTTCGAGAAATTCCGGACTGCTCCATTCTATAATTTTCGGGTTAGTATATTCGCTATGCTGCTCAGGTTTCTTTACACCTTTGACACGCTGATAATCTTTGTATTTCGGGTCGCTATCAGCTTCGTGTTTTGTGAGGTATAGAAGGTTGCTATTGCTCTTTTTTCCGTCTTTGTAATACGGCATTTTTTTGTACCAAGTCGCTTTATCTGCTTGCCATTCGGCGGCGGTCAAGGCTCGTTCTTCGCCGTGCTTGTTTTTGCAAACATAGAAAGTGGTCGTTTTGGTTTCCCAATTTCCGTCACTATCAATCGGCCGTATTGTCAGATTGATATGAGCGTGAGGGTTTCCGTCTTTTTTATCATGTATGGCAAAGTCGGCACACATCCCGGCGTTAACAAAATTATCCCGCACATAATTTTGCAGCAGCTTAGTTTGTTCTCGTAAATCAAGTTCTCGCGGCAGTGAAAATTCAAACGTCCGCGCTTTCTGTCCCGTCTGTCCTTCGTATTTCGCCACGGCATTCCATAGAATTTCTCTGTCATGAAATTGCCACGGTGCATTTTCGGGCAGCATGACTTCTCTGTGCATGACTTCCCGTTTCTTCGAATAGTCGTGTATTTTCCCGGTGTATTCATCGGTCATTTTAATACCGTTAATATATGCACTTACGGCAACCGGAGAACGCCCGCTTGCCTTTGTAATTACCTTCGCATGGTTGTGATAGATTGCCATATGGAAGCACTCTCCTTTCGTCTCAATCTTTCGCCCGCGCTATGCTACTTCGCTTTAGGCGGAAGTAGCACAAATATGAAAAGCATAGCTTTGAATATTTGTTGAGCCGTACAAGTACGGCGTTCCATTTTCTCGTGGTGAGAAAATGGAATAGTGAAAGTTGAAAAAACAATCAGCAAAGGATTGATTTTCAATTTTCACGTTTCGGGGTCGAGGGGGTGAAACTCCATCGCGCACAGGCATTTTTTACATTTATGGAAAAAGTGCCTTATAAGTGCGCCCTTGCTTAAAATGCAAGGGAAATTCGCCCCGCTTCGCGGATGCTGTAATTATATCATAAGACGGTTGCAAAAGCAACTATCTTATGATATAATGCGTTAAAGCATACGGGGCGAATAAATTGATTTAGAAAAGCAAGGAGGGAAAATCGCATTGCGATTTTGTTTCTTGGATTGAAAAATCAATCGCACTTACCGTTCAGAAAAGGAGAAACGACTATGGCAACAGTTAAGAAATCAATCGAGGAAAAATTAAAAGAATTGGAATTAAAGAAAGAGGCCGCCGAACAAAGAGCTAAACAAATTGATGCACAGATGAAAGACCTTAATAAAAAGAAAACCGAAGCGGCTCGCAAAGAGCGTACCCGCCGCTTAATTCAAAACGGTGCACTGGCAGAAAAATATTTTGATTGCGATGGAGCTGACCAAGGCGTATTCGAGGATTTGCTAAAACGCATAGTAGCCGTTGACGGTGTACGAGAAATTATAGGAGCAGACCAATGAAACGCCATCGTCGTTTCTCACCCTTATGGCTCTGTATAGTCATTTTATTGATTGGCGTTTTTGCTTTTTCAGGGTCACAGATTTGGCGTCATGTTTCCGAAGAACGAGAAGTTGCGGAGCAATTCGACCGGCTAACTTCACAAATCGAAAGGCCGCCCTCCCCGCCTCAGGGACAACCAAACTACACCGATGATGCGCCGGCTGAATGGACAGTGTTCGACCAATACGGTGCGTTGTTTTCACAAAACCCCGATATGATAGGTTGGATTTCTATTGACGGCACATCAATAAATTATCCTGTCATGCATACGCCGGGGCGGCCGGATTTTTACTTGCGGCGTAACTTCCGAGGTGAGCGTTGTCGCTTCGGCACACCATATATTTTTGAGTATGCCACTCTTGAACCACAGAGCGACAACATTACTATCTTTGCACACAATATGGGTAACAGTAGGATGTTTGGTTCGTTGATGAATTATAGGAACGCGACCTTTCTTGCCGAACATCCGATTATCAATTTTGACACCATTGCCGGCTTTGGACGGTATGAGATAATTACGGTATTCATCGCCAACCCGACTGCATTTCCATACCATATGTTTGTCAACGCTGCCGTTGAAGATGAGTTTGACGAATTTGTGCGTCGAGGCAAGGAACTTGCTGTGAATAGTACCGGTGTTACTGCTACATATGGTGATAGGTTAATTACACTTTCTACTTGCATCAATACACGGCCGGACTATCGGCTTGTTGTTGTAGCGAGGAAGATATGAATTGTGTATTCTCTATACACAACACCAGCACACAACCGCATAGCGATATTGCTATATAACGCAGATTGTGGTATAATTAACATACGCAAAAAGAAGGAGGCGGCAAAATGAACCTAACCGATGTTATAGAGCATAAAGACTTCAACTTTGCGCTTGGCTCTTTCTTAGATGAGTTCAAGCGTAGTGATGAACAATGCGCTATGCTTGAAGCCCGGCCGCAATCTAGTAATGCCGGTCAAGTAAACCTCTGCATTTTGGCGGCAGTGGCGCATCACCTCGCCATTGTCAACAACCTATCTGTTCCTAAATGGGTGGATGACCCACAGTATAAGATGCCGCACCCTGTCTTTGCGTTCGACACGAAAAACAAAGAGTTTCAAGAGTTTTTAATCCAAGACACTCCTATTACCTTTGCAAGTAAAAATATCTTCCACGGTGCAAACGCCATTGAAAGGGCGTAATGATATGCGTGAGCTGACAAGAGAGGATATACTCAAATATTTTGAGGAAATCAACAGCCGGCTCGCCGCCGAAAACAAACATGGTGACATCTATGTTGTCGGCGGAGCCGCCATGACCATGGTGTTTAACGCAAGGACGTCTACCTATGACATTGATGCTATCTTTGCGCCCAAAGAAGACTTACGCGCAATTATAAGTGACATAGCCGAAAAACATTCACTTAACGAGGATTGGCTCAATGACGGCGCAAAGGGGTTTGTCACCGACAAGATGAAATTTCAAACGCACCTATCCTATTCCAACCTTACCGTACTGAGTGTCGATGCTGAGAGTTTACTTGCTATGAAGCTGACATCAGCGCGCGCCAACTCCAAGGATATGGATGATAGTATCTTTTTGATGAAAGAGCTGGGCATTCAAAACGAAAAAGAGCTTTTTGACATCATTGATACATATATCCATCCGAACCAACAAACGATGATGGCAAAATACTTTACAATGGAAGCATTTGAAAAGTATCATCAGTTTATTGAGCGTAAGCCTTCTTTACAGGATAAGAAAAAGCGATGCACAGATCAGAGCAAGCGCATGGCAGAGAACAGGCAGGCAAAAAACTTACAAAAAAATATTGAGCGATAAAAAAGGAAACTTTGACAAATCCGAAGTTTCCTTTTTGTTTGGATGTTATGCAGCGATTTATTGTCTACACATTTTAATTGTGTATATGTATTACACAACCATAATACATTTCTATGTTTTCTTATTTCTCCTTTTAATCGCTATTTATCCAGTTTTCTAAAAGCTGGTTGATGGCTTCATTCATTGAAATGCCCAACTTTTTGCACTTCGCTTCTGCCATGTCGTGGGTAGATGGCTTTAACACAAATTGCTTCCTACGGTCGCGGATTTCGCCTTTTCGTTTAACAACAACCGCACCGGCCGACATGGTGGTAGATTCGTCTAATGACTTTTTATCAACCCCTGCAATAGAGGCGACAATGCTACTTCTGCGCCGCTCTTCTCGCTGCTCAATGCCACTAAGGTTTTTGTCACTCATGCGCTCACCGTCTTTCTGTATTCACCCGAAACAATCATTTTAGCAACATCTTTGTACGATTGTGCAATATCACTACTCGGGGCAAGTTCAACGACGGCTATACCGTCATATACGCCCTTTTTAACCATGACCTTTTTGCTGACAACACCAATGACGTTATATTCCTGATTTAGCATTGCCAAAACGCTCCTATCGTCCTTTGACACCTTTTCATAGATGGTGGCAATAACCCCAAAAATCTTTGCGTTTGGGTTCAAATACTCTTGCACATCGCTTATCGAGTATTCGAGGTCTTTTATGCCCCGGTACGCCAAATAGTCGGTTTTAACGGGGATTATAATGCCATCGGCACATGATAGCGCATTGACTGTTAAAATGCCAAGCTGCGGGGGACAGTCAATGATGATAAAGTCAAAGTCATTGCGTATCGGTTCGATTGCCCGTGCAAGTATTTTTTCTCTGCTTGTTCTTGCGAATAATTGCATTTCCAGCCCGGCAAGGTCGATGACCGATGGAATAATGTACAGGTTTTCGTTTCTTGTCTTATGGATGCAATCCTTGATTCTTTCCTTGCCATCAGCCAATACTGAAACTATGCTGTTGTCTGCCGTGTCGTTTGGTTCAACTCCTGTTGAAATAGTCAAGCTCGCTTGGCTGTCAAGGTCAATCATTAAAACCTTCTTATCCAAAAGTGAGAGGGCAACCCCTAGATTGTGCGCGGTCGTCGTTTTTGCCACACCGCCTTTTTGATTTGCTATTGCTATAACCATTATCCGTACCCTTTCTGTACACATGGATTATACACAACATCAATACATATGTAAACATGTGCATTGTTTGTGTGATACTGTTGTGTAATGTGTATCAATAGCCAAATTGTAGCATGTTGTTCAGCGCATGTCAAGCATTTTCGAAACATGTTGAAATGCATTCCACATTCTTGTGTGTAGGAAAAGATAAATTATTTCAATGTTGGAGTTGTCTTTGTCCACCAGTTTGTCCACCAACAACCCACATTAACCCTCCCTAAACCGCACTATGGTCATGCACCACTGGATAACTATCGGCAAGCAAAAACCCCACCAAACCGTTGAAAATGCAACAGTTAGGCGGGGCTTGCGTTTTGGAGCGGGTGATGGGGATCGAACCCACGCGGCCAGCTTGGAAGGCTGGAATTCTACCATTGAACTACACCCGCATGTTTAGTAATTGTACCATACTTATTTTCATTTTGCAAGACTTTTTTTATATCAGAAATTTCGACATAGACTTATCCCTGCCGCTGTGTTATAATGTCCTCATAACATAATCGGAGGATACATATATGCATGTCGGCATACTCGGCAGCGGTCGCTGGGCAACGTTTTTGGCATGGTACACACGGCAATTAGGACATGCCGTAACGCTTTGGGGGCGGACTCAGTCGGAACGTTTCCGGCAATTACAAACCTCACGCCGCAATGCCACTGTCACGTTGCAAAATGATATTGCTCTGGTAGACAATCTTACTGTTGTATCAAATTGCGACTATCTGCTCATCGCTGTCGCAGCGCAATCGCTGCGCGATGTGTTGAATGAATGCCAAATACAGAAGCTGCAAATCCCTATTGTCTTGTGCATGAAAGGTTTAGAAACTAAGAGCGGCTTACGGCTCAGCCAAGTCGCGACGCAATGCCTGGACGAAAATTACCCTACTGCCGTATGGCTCGGCCCGGGACATCCGCAGGATTTTGCTGCCGGCATCCCCAACTGCATGGTTATCGACAGCCAGCACGACGCACTGCGGCGCGATGCCGCCGATGCTTTTTCCAGTCCGCTTATCCGTATCTATTATGGCAATGACTTAATCGGCAACGAAATCGGCGCGGCAGCCAAAAACGTTGTCGGCATTGCGGCAGGCATGCTTGACGGCTCGGGACGCAGCAGCCTCAAAGGCGCGTTGATGGCACGGGGCGCATACGAAATTTCACAATTAACCGCTAAACTTGGCGGTGATATCCGCTCAACTTATGGCTTATGCCACCTCGGCGATTATGAGGCAACACTCTTTTCCCCGCACAGTCAAAATCGCTTATATGGCGAACAGTTTATCCAAGGCAAACCGAGCCAAAAGCTGGCGGAAGGTTACCATTCCGTGCCTGCATTCATTGAATTGGCACAGCAGCAGCAAATAGAGTTACCTATCTGTCAAGCCGTGTACGATATTATTTATAAACACGCCGATACCGCCGTAGTACTGGAGCGGCTGTTTGCGCGCGAAACGCGATATGAATTTATCTAGACGATGCCCGGCAAGTGTGTTATACTTGCTGCAATACTGACGCACAAATTTGTGAATGCATAGGAGACAACCCCATGAGAGCAAGAAAAATCATAAGCCTATTCCTGGCCTGCGCAATGCTGTTGGCGCTGCTGCCCGCCGCCATGGCACAAACACCCGCGCAAGCAATAGACAGCGCCGTACCTTTCCGCGTCGAGCCCATGATGGCAGGCGACTATGCCTTGCGCTATGACGGTACGGTATGGCGTGTTGTACAGCGCGAGCGAACCTTTATTCCCCAATGGGACAGCTACACTTACACGCGGCTCAACAAAGCCACACAAGTGCCCGACTTAAGCAACATTGTTGCCATTGCGGGTTCTGAGTGGAATCATATGCTGGCACTGCGCCATGACGGCACGGTCTGGACATGGAATCTTGACCGCAACGCCAACAATATCCGTGTGGGTAATATCACCCAGCCCATCCCCGCCAATCGAGCGCAACCAATACAAGTGCCATGGATTACCGATGTGACAACACTCTATGCCAACGGCACCATACGCCGCGTTGACGACACAAGATGGCAGTTTTTCATTTACTTGGATGGAGCTCATAACTACACGCTCCAGGAAGTTTGGGAAGACACATGGACAGGCACATGGGGCAGTGCGAGTCCTGTTGACAGCGGTTGGACTTCGAGCAGCGGCCTATGGCTTCTCGACGATGGCAGCGTTTTTGAGCGGCACTGGAACGACACCAATCCGGTTTCCAGCTTCTTGTCGTTTCCTGACAGAGCCGCGGCCATGAGCGTTGTCACGTGTCACGCACTCATCCTGCTAGAAGA
This region of Oscillospiraceae bacterium genomic DNA includes:
- a CDS encoding BspA family leucine-rich repeat surface protein; amino-acid sequence: MRKRILTLALATAMLLGSASHIGVAQPHFPVSVAQAANFVIDNPYEDVNWDTWNSHRAALHTHTNNFDGRLTLDNVVLDHFQRGYDILAITDHNTVTPAFDQMPWRFAPETGRVDPVFRHMTTADKLAIYHGTCTRPRVMPQWPTPRTQQHGMIGLPDSNEPSLSHHMLTYWAPINNYHHGWGLPLYRRGYYYPGDPTRFSNTTPTPGIINPAWMEYHMLRRTMEVGGLAVIAHPGRYTGGVGICEDEDYEDDLTTAEYRLIKGAYASNHPVIYGRYVEMFRRFPSAVGMEIFNRLDNETRSDRILWDNILQQTMPYGRNVFGFSNDDSHDDVETGYNWNMFFLPELSVDAMRQAMETGTFYTIARVDRRLGINDTLPNDETPDDDAIPMPRAGNADTLHLWDLPDPPGIASIVVGDDTITINAVRYNEIQWISGAPGNGGRVIHIGATLDLNDTLYPIVGNYVRAQIIHWDNGVAMTQPFGVRGVAEELNTSNIVSFTRQPAVIDVYCDVASTALGLGLPGGTQIQASDGRVSYARINWDLFGLDSNGICQQSHIINGRLELPGGVVNGNNLDLNVSVTVNIICRLWHYDDNPNAWARDYLYNACYRSLISHRVLQSSTWRDGIPRLYIADLAARFIETQSGMTVQAFVASRDPSTLHDIPFTDSNDPDVLALARLGIILGMGSYQWDGVQFRPHDLIDRQSAAVLLGRLVTLFGGEVPANVPQAALPFQDAVASWARGSVYFLYHQNPRIMSNTSSIPGVYLFSPQMTFQSQMMVIAMVRTLNVLVGGVLSIDFASSIRHNVGNRNNEEEPEMKKLACTLLACAMLLAATPTAGVAEPVVEIASGVFTEHGSHLPWRLYSDGALIVDSGMLDRGDTWRGIWAGHGRDITTITFTGPVIAGNSLSGLFRALANVTAIDGLHYFDTSNVTDMSGMFNLSFRDTMGTLPFYASPLTTLDLSGWDTSNVTNMSDMFNGAISLTSIEGISDWDTSNVTNMSHMFGFDFFGFPHWLPRETSLENLDVSGWDTSSVTNMRGVFRGASSLTNLDLSGWNTGNVTSTANMFSGMTSLHSLTLGENFAFVGGGALPAGPWQNVGSGTVANPQGAFIFTAAELMANFDGTIHADTWVRQPHPVYRYDNNPNSWAREYLEQAYDLGLISQRVLENNTWRDGIPRIYIADMAARFIEAHYGESIVDFVASRDPSTLYSVPFTDSTDPDVLALAQLGVIRGKGSFQWEGVQFRPNDNIDRQSAAVLLGRLITLFDGEVPVYVPQGDLPFEDRVASWTRGSVYFLYDLGIMGNTCSQGGYLFSPRMEMQFQMMVMAMVRTLDALD
- a CDS encoding MobA/MobL family protein; protein product: MAIYHNHAKVITKASGRSPVAVSAYINGIKMTDEYTGKIHDYSKKREVMHREVMLPENAPWQFHDREILWNAVAKYEGQTGQKARTFEFSLPRELDLREQTKLLQNYVRDNFVNAGMCADFAIHDKKDGNPHAHINLTIRPIDSDGNWETKTTTFYVCKNKHGEERALTAAEWQADKATWYKKMPYYKDGKKSNSNLLYLTKHEADSDPKYKDYQRVKGVKKPEQHSEYTNPKIIEWSSPEFLENCREDLAVKINQALEENGFTDRVDHRSYEAQGIIKFPTKHLGVAAKGIEGKGVSSERGNENRLIEQANRDQLREIAVLEKEMNDAIIHIDELRRQQEQLAAVGGSLSMRPMVATLAEKIEQAKIRAAEQNKKPVRIHEPETPVGQGIVTEKRTAETYAKEIEKLAFYQTIRETKELAKLLTVIHKEDITCYRDFNQRLAGIKRDKWSVNSESENSKTIAGLLATVKKYKPIRATFESLNGRAAKKYAEQHKDELEIISMAENRLKELNADDNIKNANLDGAIACANEKVAIADKAITTLNARAVLVHSARNTVDKIMRKEREQEKERKPETER
- a CDS encoding DUF3847 domain-containing protein, with product MATVKKSIEEKLKELELKKEAAEQRAKQIDAQMKDLNKKKTEAARKERTRRLIQNGALAEKYFDCDGADQGVFEDLLKRIVAVDGVREIIGADQ
- a CDS encoding class B sortase, translating into MKRHRRFSPLWLCIVILLIGVFAFSGSQIWRHVSEEREVAEQFDRLTSQIERPPSPPQGQPNYTDDAPAEWTVFDQYGALFSQNPDMIGWISIDGTSINYPVMHTPGRPDFYLRRNFRGERCRFGTPYIFEYATLEPQSDNITIFAHNMGNSRMFGSLMNYRNATFLAEHPIINFDTIAGFGRYEIITVFIANPTAFPYHMFVNAAVEDEFDEFVRRGKELAVNSTGVTATYGDRLITLSTCINTRPDYRLVVVARKI
- a CDS encoding DUF6036 family nucleotidyltransferase — encoded protein: MRELTREDILKYFEEINSRLAAENKHGDIYVVGGAAMTMVFNARTSTYDIDAIFAPKEDLRAIISDIAEKHSLNEDWLNDGAKGFVTDKMKFQTHLSYSNLTVLSVDAESLLAMKLTSARANSKDMDDSIFLMKELGIQNEKELFDIIDTYIHPNQQTMMAKYFTMEAFEKYHQFIERKPSLQDKKKRCTDQSKRMAENRQAKNLQKNIER
- a CDS encoding AAA family ATPase, coding for MVIAIANQKGGVAKTTTAHNLGVALSLLDKKVLMIDLDSQASLTISTGVEPNDTADNSIVSVLADGKERIKDCIHKTRNENLYIIPSVIDLAGLEMQLFARTSREKILARAIEPIRNDFDFIIIDCPPQLGILTVNALSCADGIIIPVKTDYLAYRGIKDLEYSISDVQEYLNPNAKIFGVIATIYEKVSKDDRSVLAMLNQEYNVIGVVSKKVMVKKGVYDGIAVVELAPSSDIAQSYKDVAKMIVSGEYRKTVSA
- a CDS encoding glycerol-3-phosphate dehydrogenase — encoded protein: MHVGILGSGRWATFLAWYTRQLGHAVTLWGRTQSERFRQLQTSRRNATVTLQNDIALVDNLTVVSNCDYLLIAVAAQSLRDVLNECQIQKLQIPIVLCMKGLETKSGLRLSQVATQCLDENYPTAVWLGPGHPQDFAAGIPNCMVIDSQHDALRRDAADAFSSPLIRIYYGNDLIGNEIGAAAKNVVGIAAGMLDGSGRSSLKGALMARGAYEISQLTAKLGGDIRSTYGLCHLGDYEATLFSPHSQNRLYGEQFIQGKPSQKLAEGYHSVPAFIELAQQQQIELPICQAVYDIIYKHADTAVVLERLFARETRYEFI